The Aeoliella mucimassa genome includes the window CGCCCGCGCCTGGCAGGCAACGCAAGGCAACTGCACCCGCGCGCCGCAGTGGGGGCAGCGGCCGATCCGCTGCACCCCGCTGTGGTCGACCTCGCTACGCTGGGTGCGGGTCGTTTGCAGGGCGGTGGCCAGGTTGTTGACCGTACCGCGGCTAACCCCCAGTCGGGTGGCGATTTGTCGCTGGCTAAGTTTCTCTTCAGCAAGCAACATCCGAATTTCGTTGATCATCGTTTGAGTAAGCATGAGGCTCGCAGTGGGTTGCAAGAATCGAGAGAACAGGTGAATTCAGCGGGAATCGCCTAATCGGGCGACCGACCAGGCGATTCCTTGTGGTGCTACAGTCCGGCGTGCCAGGAGCCCGAGCGGGCAGGCAGGGCGGTTTAGGCGGGAGCGATCCCCCGCGCGGGGCGAGCGATTACTCCTCGTCCATGTCGAGCAGGTCAAACCAGAAATCCCCCTCCTCGGGGTAGGGTTGCTCGTCGTCGGGCAGGAAAACATCCCAGGCTTCGTCAGGGATTTCCCTCGCGGTCGTAGTGTTCGTGCGTTCAGTATTCATGAACGCAAAGGTAGCAGATCAGGTGGCCAAAAACCATCAAGAACTGGACAAATTTATGTCCCTTTTCTGCGCCGAGTTTGTCGAGTTGAATGCCGGAAATTCAGCGGCCCGATTTCCCCAGCGAGCCTGGAAAGCGGATAGTGGACCCGCGAGTCTTGTTCGCCCGTTGCGTCACGAATCTGGCCCATTGGTCGCCGGCCAGTCGGAGGAATCGGTACAACCCACACTACACGGCGCTCGCCCGCAATGAATCAAGAGCAGCAGGGTGGTGGTTCGATAAAGGTTGGAGAAGGCATGGAATGCCGTCCCCGCACCACGGAAGTGTGCCCCATCCCCGCACGCACTCCGAGGAGTCCCGCCATGCCATTCGATGCTGTTCTGCCAGTACTTGGAACCTGCTTTGTTGTCGCCTGGGTGTTTATCGGCGGTTTGATGGTGAGCGATACGCTGCGCGATGCGCGTCGTAGCCGCGTGGACGGAGCGAGCGACGTTCCGCCTCATCACTTTGCTTAAGCAATGCACTCTCAGGTTGTCGAGCGATCTGTTTGGTGTTCGTCGCTCGACCGCTGGGCGAGGCAATCAGCAGGAAACTACCACCATGCGCTTGTTCGCACTGGTGTAGCGTCGCAGGAAACGCTTGCTAAGATAAGGGATGGCACCAACATCAACGACGCAGCAATGATCGTGAAATCGGTTCGCGATCGTAGGCGGTACAC containing:
- a CDS encoding winged helix-turn-helix transcriptional regulator, producing MINEIRMLLAEEKLSQRQIATRLGVSRGTVNNLATALQTTRTQRSEVDHSGVQRIGRCPHCGARVQLPCVACQARAYRRRQHHRRGFCSASVGLEYDPPWVA